TAATCGTAAGTAAAATATTTCTTCCTGTCTTTTTCAGCTCTGCATCCCGTTCAATCATGCCTTTAAACCAGAGATAAGCTGCATTCTTTACATTTCCAGTCATCATGACATTGGCATAGGGAGCACCTCTCAACCTTCTAAAAGTTTCTACCTGAATAGAGGCTACAAAAGCCAAACTAGCGATGGTGAAAGAAGCAGGCATAAAAGGAGATAAAAAAATTGTCAAAAGAATGCAAATCAGCATGATCAAGCTACTACCAAAGTGCCAGGACCAAGATTGTTTTTCAAAATACCTTCTAGCTAAATAAGTGAAAAATTGACCAAATACAAAAAATAGAATTGGAATACAAAAGTTTGCTACCTGAACAAAATCCCCCTTGGCCATATAATAGGCAAGAGAAATCACATTGCCAGATTGTACACCAGCAAAACGACCACCTTGGGTCACGTAGGTAAAGGCATTGAGATAACCACTAATAAAGGTCAAGCAACAAGCTACCCGCAAGCCTTCAAAAACACGATAATCTTTCTGCTTCATGCTAACTCCTTGTTTCACGTGAAACTATTTATGGTAGGGACTGCCTTGTTGAATCATAAAGGCGCGATAAATTTGCTCGATAAGAACCAACTTCATTAGTTGGTGAGGGAGGGTCAATTGTCCAAAACTCATCAGTAAATTGGCTCTTTTTTTCACTTGTGGATCCAAGCCAAGACTGCCACCGATAATAAAAGTAATATCAGAATAGCCACTCACTGTAATGTCAGCTAGTTTCTTGCTAAATTCTTCAGAGGGAAACTGCTTTCCTTCAATAGCTAAGGCAATGACATAATCACGTTCACCAATTTTAGCCATAATTCGCTCAGCTTCCTTTTTCAATATCTGCTCATTTTCTGCCTGACTAGCCTTATCTGGCGTCTTCTCGTCAGCCAGTTCAATCAGTTCCAACTTTGTAAAACGACCTAAACGTTTACTATATTCGGCAATACCATCTTTAAGGTATTTTTCTTTCAATTTTCCAACGGTTATCAATTTTATTTTCATAAAAATATTGTAACATATCCACAGGTTTCTGCTAGTAGATAATCCGAAAAAATCTCAGAATTTCAAAGCAAATTCACATTATTCACATAGTTATCCACAGGTTGTGGATTGATTTTTGAAAACTTTAAGCTATAATTAAGAAAGTAAGAGTAATCTTAAGGAAAATGTAAGAAAGGAAAAGGATCCTCTATATGAAAAAATATTTGAAATTCACCATTCTATTTGTAGTGGGCTTCGTGGGCGGATTAGCCGGTGCATTGACAGCATCCATCTTTCAACCACAAGTTCAGCAAGCTAGCTCTGCCATTACCAGTGTTAGCAATGTCCAATATGATAATGAAACATCGACAACCAAAGCTGTTGAAAAAGTACAAAATGCTGTTGTTTCCGTCATTAACTATCAAACTGCAGCAAGTAATAGCCTGAGTGCGATTTTTGGAAATATTGCTAGTTCCGACGAATTAGCAGTAGCTGGTGAGGGATCTGGGGTTATATATAAGAAAGATGGTAATAATGCCTATATCGTAACCAATACCCACGTAATCAATAATGCTGAAAAAATTGATATCCTTCTTGCTTCTGGAGAGAAAGTGGCAGGGGAATTAGTGGGTGCTGACACCTACTCTGACATAGCTGTTATCAAAATAACTGCAGACAAGGTGACAGCAGTAGCTGAATTTGCGGACTCAGACACCATTAAGGTTGGTGAAACAGCTATTGCAATCGGTAGCCCACTGGGTAGTGTCTATGCAAATACTGTCACACAAGGAATTATTTCTAGCCTCAGTCGTACTGTCACCTCTCAGTCTGAAGATGGGCAAACCATTTCAACCAATGCTATTCAAACAGATACAGCTATTAACCCAGGTAACTCTGGTGGACCACTCATCAATATTCAAGGTCAAGTGATTGGAATTACTTCTAGCA
The nucleotide sequence above comes from Streptococcus sp. 29887. Encoded proteins:
- a CDS encoding YoaK family protein, whose amino-acid sequence is MKQKDYRVFEGLRVACCLTFISGYLNAFTYVTQGGRFAGVQSGNVISLAYYMAKGDFVQVANFCIPILFFVFGQFFTYLARRYFEKQSWSWHFGSSLIMLICILLTIFLSPFMPASFTIASLAFVASIQVETFRRLRGAPYANVMMTGNVKNAAYLWFKGMIERDAELKKTGRNILLTIIGFMLGVISATQLSFQFKEYALIGILLPVLYINYQLWQEKRPILR
- the rlmH gene encoding 23S rRNA (pseudouridine(1915)-N(3))-methyltransferase RlmH translates to MKIKLITVGKLKEKYLKDGIAEYSKRLGRFTKLELIELADEKTPDKASQAENEQILKKEAERIMAKIGERDYVIALAIEGKQFPSEEFSKKLADITVSGYSDITFIIGGSLGLDPQVKKRANLLMSFGQLTLPHQLMKLVLIEQIYRAFMIQQGSPYHK
- a CDS encoding S1C family serine protease; protein product: MKKYLKFTILFVVGFVGGLAGALTASIFQPQVQQASSAITSVSNVQYDNETSTTKAVEKVQNAVVSVINYQTAASNSLSAIFGNIASSDELAVAGEGSGVIYKKDGNNAYIVTNTHVINNAEKIDILLASGEKVAGELVGADTYSDIAVIKITADKVTAVAEFADSDTIKVGETAIAIGSPLGSVYANTVTQGIISSLSRTVTSQSEDGQTISTNAIQTDTAINPGNSGGPLINIQGQVIGITSSKISSSSLTSSGVTVEGMGFAIPSNDAVTIINQLETDGKVSRPALGVHMVNLTDLSTIQLEKAGLSNTELTSGVIVVSTQAGLPADGKFETYDVITEIDGDVIENKSDLQSALYKHQVGDTISITYYRNNKKETVDIKLTHSTEQLQ